In Fodinibius saliphilus, a genomic segment contains:
- a CDS encoding two-component regulator propeller domain-containing protein — protein sequence MNYANNMILYLRSAIIMLIVLGSALMLACQKDLDSEDIAIVEAPVITPPNVIKAGSFDTLYLRNQKPPESTVLSERSQPSETKVGFYATMQNYNTEHGLALSSLICSYKDKEGNIWFGTSGNGLSVYNGDTFTNYSSAHGLIHNFITSITQDSKGNFWFGTYGGISKYDGYSFENYTLEDGLPDNTIRYIHEDRNGTIWIASAGGVSIYNPRPVEAEDSRFSNYGEADGLISGSIMYILEDRKGTLWFAGTGGVSRYTGSSSGRVHFEDYSERMGVQGQIVNTIIEDDSGMIWLGSRELLSRYDAASETYTKYTTENGLENNYILISAKDSRGNLWFGTKGGVSKYRYESDTFQNFTTDHGLADNHVESITEDNSGSLWFGTYGGGISKYDGESLYEFSADQGLPGKAVYAITEDRKGNLWFAPLNGGIVEFRRSTSNPLSGTFVNYTEKHGLSNNTAYNAVEDKDGNLWFGTAMGLSMFDGEVFYKYTIEQGLPDNYITALFIDSAGTLWIGTYNNGVSKFDGHSFVNFSTAQGLVHKTVWNFFEDEEGIIWIATRGGLSRFDGTHFVNITTMQGLPDNKLSTITKDRKGNILTAGWGGGVSIIRKEYAALLSAENAGKIDTNIIEHFSTADGLANDVVYNIVEDRDGNLIIGSSYGFTILKGGVGDNPGIFAAEGVENYNEKTGYPIKDVSHIYSMHEDSRGGLWTGTGDKLVRFDYSKVIKPVKAPKLILQDIEINNQQVSWHTLAGEQKREKSLNRVFEISDAIVAEELLKFGRLLSSSERDSMGQYFRGVSFDSISSFYSIPQHLVLPYSRNNISFDFIGIETARPKMVRYRYKLKGEDESWSPVSEKRTASFGNIYEGAYTFMVQAKGPHGLWSEPLMYHFEILPPWYRSTVALLFYIFVFSGGVYTVHRFQKARTIRNEREKIRERELEQAKKIKKAYRKLEVEAALEKVRSTSVAMRRTSELQKVVNTVARQMQKINMNINGGVFIVVNKEVDRDVPIWGAGGATDYVKKAVVPFLDKPIFKILRSAIKERKEFLIEYYSKEEKDTFFEHLYKHEPWLSEPEAKKKEMLSLPGGYVRSLTVSSHTSIFIINNTGTSFSKEENDILRRFGRVFEQSYIRFMDLQIAEKQGREERRQASLDRVRGEIASMRSKEDLKQIIPVIWRELTVLNIPFFRCGILILDEENSSIVIYLSASDGRLLAVYNLSYRANPFTANVVEHWRKDKVYKEHWDRKDFIRWTKSMTQQGQIQNEKEYPGAKSIPESLFLHLIPFKQGMLYIGNHESLTPGEIDLSKSLAETFSIAYARYDDFNKLEHAKGNVETALMKLKAVQEQLVQQEKLASLGQLTAGIAHEIKNPLNFVTNFSDLSIEMVDEIQERLESEDSQVGKVLETDEKKEDGYVLPTRDLLNNIRKNLSIINQHGRRADGIIRSMLQQSGGNGKIQPTDLNNIIREFVNFAYHGMRSNEDAIYVSITMDLDESIGTIPLRSQDFSRVITNLCKNAFDAMKEKYVSEKSFGFRPELKVTSRHNDGQVIITFEDNGSGVDTKVINKIMQPFFTTKKGTKGTGLGLYITNDIVKAHGGNVEIESELNIYTRVIITLPGQHSEEI from the coding sequence ATGAACTATGCCAATAATATGATTCTCTATTTACGTAGTGCTATAATTATGCTGATTGTTTTAGGATCAGCGTTGATGTTGGCTTGCCAGAAAGACTTGGATTCTGAGGATATTGCAATTGTTGAAGCGCCGGTAATTACCCCACCCAATGTGATAAAAGCAGGCAGTTTTGATACACTTTATTTGCGGAATCAGAAGCCCCCTGAATCGACCGTGCTTTCGGAGCGGTCGCAACCATCGGAGACCAAAGTGGGATTTTACGCAACTATGCAGAATTATAATACCGAGCATGGGCTAGCCTTGAGCAGTCTTATCTGTTCTTATAAAGATAAAGAGGGAAATATCTGGTTTGGAACCTCGGGCAACGGACTAAGTGTATACAATGGCGACACATTTACCAATTATTCTTCTGCCCACGGTTTAATACACAATTTTATCACGTCTATAACGCAGGATTCCAAGGGCAATTTCTGGTTCGGTACCTACGGAGGTATTAGTAAATATGACGGCTACAGTTTTGAAAATTATACGCTTGAAGACGGACTTCCCGACAATACCATCCGTTACATACATGAGGACAGGAACGGTACAATATGGATAGCGTCAGCTGGCGGGGTAAGTATCTATAATCCCAGACCTGTAGAGGCAGAGGATTCTCGCTTTAGCAATTATGGAGAAGCGGACGGCTTAATCAGCGGCAGTATAATGTATATACTTGAAGACCGAAAAGGGACCCTTTGGTTTGCCGGCACCGGTGGTGTTAGCAGATATACTGGCAGTTCATCAGGCCGTGTGCATTTTGAGGATTATTCTGAAAGAATGGGTGTACAGGGTCAGATAGTAAATACCATAATTGAGGATGACAGCGGCATGATCTGGTTAGGCAGCCGGGAACTACTGTCGAGGTATGATGCTGCCAGTGAAACCTATACCAAATATACAACCGAAAATGGATTAGAAAACAATTATATCCTTATCAGTGCTAAAGACAGCCGTGGTAATCTCTGGTTTGGAACAAAAGGAGGGGTTTCAAAATACCGATACGAAAGTGACACCTTTCAGAATTTTACGACAGATCATGGGCTCGCCGACAATCATGTTGAAAGCATAACCGAAGACAATTCGGGTAGCCTCTGGTTTGGGACGTATGGTGGAGGCATCAGTAAGTACGATGGCGAAAGCCTGTATGAATTTTCTGCAGATCAAGGCTTGCCCGGTAAAGCGGTATACGCCATTACTGAGGACAGGAAGGGCAACTTGTGGTTTGCACCCCTTAATGGGGGAATCGTGGAATTTCGCAGGAGCACCAGCAACCCTTTGAGTGGAACCTTTGTAAACTACACAGAAAAGCACGGCTTGTCGAATAATACCGCCTATAATGCAGTTGAGGACAAAGATGGCAATTTGTGGTTTGGTACCGCAATGGGGCTTTCTATGTTTGACGGGGAGGTGTTTTATAAATACACCATTGAGCAGGGGCTACCCGATAATTATATAACGGCTTTGTTTATTGACAGTGCTGGAACACTCTGGATCGGAACATACAACAATGGGGTCAGCAAATTTGACGGACATTCTTTTGTCAACTTTTCTACCGCGCAGGGGCTTGTTCATAAAACAGTTTGGAATTTCTTTGAGGATGAGGAAGGTATTATCTGGATTGCAACCCGGGGCGGATTAAGCCGGTTTGACGGGACTCATTTCGTAAATATTACCACCATGCAGGGGCTACCGGATAATAAACTGTCTACCATTACAAAGGACAGAAAAGGAAATATACTAACGGCCGGATGGGGTGGCGGGGTATCTATAATTAGAAAGGAATATGCAGCGCTGCTTTCTGCTGAAAATGCCGGAAAAATTGACACAAATATTATAGAACATTTTTCAACGGCTGATGGCCTTGCTAATGATGTCGTCTATAATATCGTGGAGGATAGAGATGGAAATCTAATTATCGGTAGCAGTTATGGCTTTACCATTCTCAAGGGCGGTGTCGGTGATAATCCAGGAATTTTCGCTGCTGAAGGTGTAGAAAATTACAATGAAAAAACTGGTTATCCTATAAAGGATGTAAGCCACATCTACAGTATGCATGAAGACAGCCGGGGGGGCTTGTGGACGGGTACGGGAGACAAGCTCGTTCGCTTCGATTACAGCAAGGTGATAAAACCGGTGAAAGCACCGAAACTAATTCTGCAAGATATTGAAATTAATAATCAGCAGGTGAGCTGGCATACCCTGGCTGGTGAGCAGAAGCGAGAAAAAAGCCTGAACAGAGTTTTTGAAATTTCAGATGCCATAGTTGCCGAAGAACTATTAAAGTTTGGTAGGTTGCTCTCCAGTAGTGAACGTGATAGCATGGGTCAATACTTCAGGGGGGTGTCGTTTGACAGTATAAGTTCGTTTTATTCTATCCCTCAACACCTAGTGCTGCCGTATAGCAGAAACAATATCAGCTTCGATTTTATTGGTATAGAAACGGCGCGCCCGAAAATGGTGCGTTATCGCTACAAATTGAAGGGTGAGGATGAAAGCTGGTCGCCAGTGTCAGAGAAGCGAACCGCAAGTTTTGGAAATATTTATGAGGGAGCTTATACCTTTATGGTCCAGGCGAAAGGTCCTCACGGTTTGTGGAGTGAACCCCTGATGTACCATTTTGAAATTCTACCGCCATGGTACAGGTCCACGGTGGCCCTGCTTTTTTACATATTTGTTTTTAGTGGGGGGGTATACACTGTGCATCGTTTTCAAAAAGCCCGAACCATTAGAAACGAGCGTGAAAAAATCCGTGAACGAGAACTAGAGCAGGCAAAGAAAATCAAAAAAGCATATCGAAAGCTGGAGGTGGAAGCTGCCTTGGAAAAGGTTCGTTCCACAAGTGTGGCAATGCGTAGGACCTCGGAATTGCAAAAGGTGGTTAACACCGTAGCACGGCAGATGCAGAAGATAAATATGAATATCAATGGAGGGGTTTTCATCGTGGTCAATAAAGAAGTTGACCGAGATGTGCCCATCTGGGGGGCGGGTGGAGCTACTGATTATGTAAAGAAGGCAGTAGTACCTTTCCTCGACAAGCCTATCTTTAAAATCTTGAGAAGCGCTATCAAAGAGAGGAAGGAGTTCCTCATCGAATATTATTCAAAAGAGGAAAAGGATACCTTTTTTGAGCATTTGTATAAGCATGAACCTTGGTTATCTGAGCCTGAAGCGAAGAAAAAGGAGATGCTTTCTCTGCCGGGAGGTTATGTAAGATCCCTGACCGTATCTTCACATACGAGTATATTTATCATAAATAATACGGGTACATCCTTTTCTAAAGAGGAGAACGATATCCTTAGACGCTTTGGTCGGGTTTTTGAGCAGTCGTATATCCGTTTTATGGATTTACAGATTGCCGAAAAGCAGGGCAGAGAAGAAAGAAGGCAGGCATCTCTCGACCGTGTCCGCGGAGAAATTGCCAGCATGCGTTCTAAAGAGGATTTAAAACAAATTATACCGGTAATCTGGCGGGAATTAACGGTGCTGAACATCCCATTTTTCAGATGTGGGATATTGATATTAGATGAGGAAAATTCATCTATCGTAATTTATTTGTCAGCTTCTGACGGTCGTCTGCTAGCCGTATATAATTTATCCTATCGAGCAAATCCCTTTACAGCCAATGTGGTTGAGCACTGGCGAAAGGATAAGGTGTATAAGGAACATTGGGATCGTAAAGACTTTATCAGGTGGACAAAATCGATGACACAACAAGGGCAGATTCAAAACGAAAAGGAGTATCCGGGAGCAAAATCAATACCAGAATCGCTCTTTTTACACCTAATTCCATTTAAGCAGGGTATGTTGTATATAGGAAATCATGAGTCCCTTACTCCCGGAGAGATCGATTTATCCAAATCACTGGCAGAAACCTTTTCTATCGCTTATGCCCGCTATGATGACTTTAACAAGCTTGAACATGCCAAGGGTAATGTGGAGACAGCACTGATGAAACTTAAGGCCGTGCAAGAGCAGCTCGTGCAACAGGAAAAGCTCGCATCACTAGGACAGTTGACTGCAGGTATAGCCCACGAAATAAAGAACCCACTGAATTTTGTGACCAATTTTTCCGATTTGAGTATCGAGATGGTTGATGAGATTCAGGAGCGATTGGAAAGTGAAGATTCACAAGTGGGAAAAGTACTTGAAACCGACGAAAAAAAAGAGGATGGATACGTACTGCCTACGCGGGATTTGCTGAATAACATTCGTAAAAACCTGAGTATTATTAACCAGCACGGAAGGCGCGCAGACGGCATTATCAGGTCCATGCTTCAGCAGAGCGGTGGAAACGGCAAAATACAACCGACTGATTTGAATAATATTATCCGTGAATTTGTGAATTTTGCCTACCACGGTATGCGATCTAATGAGGATGCAATATATGTATCCATCACAATGGATCTAGATGAAAGTATTGGGACAATACCATTGAGGAGCCAAGATTTCAGTAGGGTTATCACAAATCTCTGTAAGAATGCTTTTGACGCCATGAAAGAGAAATATGTTTCAGAAAAAAGTTTTGGTTTCAGGCCGGAATTGAAGGTGACTTCGCGGCACAATGACGGTCAGGTGATTATTACGTTTGAGGATAACGGTTCGGGCGTTGATACAAAGGTAATAAACAAAATAATGCAACCTTTTTTCACCACTAAGAAGGGAACCAAAGGTACAGGATTGGGTCTGTATATTACAAATGATATTGTAAAAGCTCATGGCGGAAATGTAGAAATAGAGAGTGAATTGAATATCTACACTCGAGTTATCATAACATTGCCGGGCCAGCATTCGGAGGAGATATAG
- a CDS encoding PP2C family protein-serine/threonine phosphatase, translating into MRTHKIMVVDDEPDLQMLILQKFRSHIYNNDYEFHFAGNGVEALQLLNKEKGISLVLSDINMPEMDGLTLLQKLQENKSDALKTIIVSAYGDMKNIRKAMNLGAFDFITKPIDFKDLDRTIRRCLEEIGHEMETRKQKQYLHTMRQDLDMASRIQQNILPNNFPAYPERNEFSVYAEMHSAKEVGGDFYDYFLLDDNHLAFLIGDVSGKGMPAAIYMAVSRTMLKAIATQAGDPAECLSIVNRMLIPESDLTTFVTVFYGILNVRTGVVSYCNGGHNLPLWIKKNGTVVNLENTDGLLLGKIDYVNFQSKEIQLEAGDKLLLYTDGLTEAMNEREEFYGEDRLMHYVTSNHTLSDEMLLRCLIVDVFKFINKAHQGDDITQLVMEYCGT; encoded by the coding sequence ATGAGAACGCATAAAATAATGGTTGTGGATGATGAGCCTGATCTGCAGATGCTCATCCTCCAAAAATTTAGGAGCCACATCTATAACAATGACTACGAATTTCATTTTGCAGGTAATGGTGTGGAAGCTTTACAATTATTAAATAAAGAAAAGGGTATTTCTCTCGTTCTTTCTGATATTAATATGCCAGAAATGGATGGGTTGACGCTACTGCAAAAGCTTCAGGAAAACAAAAGCGATGCACTTAAAACCATTATCGTTTCTGCTTACGGTGATATGAAAAATATCCGCAAGGCGATGAATCTCGGGGCTTTCGATTTTATAACGAAACCTATCGATTTTAAAGATCTTGATCGTACGATCAGGCGCTGCTTGGAAGAGATAGGTCACGAAATGGAAACAAGAAAACAGAAGCAGTACCTGCACACTATGCGGCAGGATCTGGATATGGCATCGCGCATACAGCAGAATATTCTTCCTAATAATTTCCCGGCTTATCCGGAAAGAAACGAATTTAGTGTGTATGCTGAAATGCACAGCGCCAAAGAAGTAGGGGGAGATTTTTATGACTATTTCCTGCTTGACGATAACCATCTGGCTTTTTTAATTGGTGACGTTTCAGGAAAAGGAATGCCGGCTGCGATTTATATGGCCGTTTCGCGGACTATGTTGAAAGCGATTGCAACACAAGCCGGGGATCCAGCGGAGTGCCTGTCAATTGTGAATCGTATGCTGATTCCCGAAAGTGATCTCACGACTTTTGTAACGGTATTTTATGGTATTCTGAATGTTCGAACTGGCGTAGTTTCCTACTGCAACGGTGGGCACAATCTACCGCTTTGGATAAAGAAAAACGGTACGGTGGTAAACCTTGAAAATACTGACGGGCTTCTGCTTGGCAAGATTGATTATGTTAATTTTCAGTCAAAAGAAATACAACTTGAGGCCGGTGATAAACTTTTGCTTTATACCGACGGACTTACAGAGGCGATGAACGAGCGGGAGGAGTTCTATGGGGAAGACCGGTTGATGCATTATGTTACCTCGAATCACACGCTTTCTGATGAAATGCTGTTGCGATGTCTTATAGTGGATGTATTCAAGTTTATCAATAAGGCACATCAGGGCGATGATATCACTCAGTTGGTGATGGAATATTGTGGGACATGA
- a CDS encoding UbiD family decarboxylase yields MKRIFAIGLCAVLTVGLLACSSEEEPKEKPEIVEVTALDFRFEAPDTIKSGWNTFELSNEGKQEHFMYLYKIPSEITLAEYEEGVPLAFERVWDQYVAGEINQQETVEMLGEEVAPWFFTEVVPSGGVALTEPGETAQSTVKLDPGKYIMECYVKMPDGTWHTSMGMYKMMIASEDSTGMEPPKPNYEMTLTNYDISTSGELKKGTNTIAVSAEDTPEGFMMHDINLFRMNDTTSVDDIVKWMNWMELDQFTAPGPAYSLGGVEHMAAGKTGYMTVELTPGTYAWISEMYGNRDMVKEFTIK; encoded by the coding sequence ATGAAACGTATATTTGCAATAGGTTTATGTGCAGTACTTACCGTGGGGCTGTTGGCCTGTAGTTCAGAAGAGGAGCCTAAAGAAAAGCCGGAGATTGTGGAAGTTACAGCTCTTGACTTTCGTTTCGAGGCACCCGATACCATTAAGTCTGGTTGGAATACATTTGAGTTGAGTAACGAAGGTAAGCAGGAACACTTCATGTACCTATATAAAATCCCCTCTGAAATAACCTTAGCAGAGTATGAGGAAGGGGTTCCCCTTGCTTTTGAAAGGGTGTGGGATCAATATGTTGCAGGCGAAATCAACCAGCAGGAAACTGTGGAGATGCTGGGTGAGGAAGTAGCGCCTTGGTTTTTTACAGAAGTTGTTCCATCTGGAGGAGTAGCACTTACAGAGCCTGGCGAAACAGCTCAGTCGACTGTGAAACTGGATCCCGGAAAGTACATTATGGAATGCTATGTGAAAATGCCTGATGGAACCTGGCACACGTCCATGGGCATGTATAAGATGATGATTGCTTCCGAAGATTCCACTGGCATGGAACCTCCAAAACCGAACTATGAGATGACACTTACAAACTACGATATTTCTACGAGTGGAGAGCTGAAAAAAGGAACAAACACTATTGCTGTGAGTGCAGAGGATACTCCTGAAGGTTTTATGATGCATGACATTAACTTGTTCCGAATGAATGATACTACTTCGGTAGATGATATTGTGAAGTGGATGAATTGGATGGAGTTAGACCAGTTCACTGCCCCAGGTCCCGCCTACTCATTGGGGGGCGTAGAACACATGGCGGCCGGAAAAACCGGATATATGACAGTAGAGTTGACTCCCGGAACGTATGCATGGATATCAGAGATGTATGGTAACCGAGACATGGTCAAGGAGTTTACAATCAAATAG
- a CDS encoding peptide deformylase codes for MAVREILQLGNPKLWETCEKVTKDELESLVPVVEDLHDTMMGFREKYNAGRAIAAPQIGVMKRLVYMHIDEPTVFINPVLVNKSEKMMELWDDCMSFPNLLVKVKRHFSCRINYRDMDWNKHSQKLQGDLSELLQHECDHLDGVLAVQRAIDDTSFSLRSQVQE; via the coding sequence ATGGCTGTAAGAGAAATATTGCAATTGGGTAATCCTAAACTGTGGGAAACATGTGAAAAGGTAACTAAAGATGAACTTGAATCTCTGGTGCCGGTTGTCGAAGACCTACACGATACTATGATGGGTTTTCGAGAAAAGTATAACGCCGGTCGCGCTATTGCCGCTCCACAGATTGGAGTGATGAAGCGTCTGGTATATATGCATATCGATGAGCCTACGGTATTTATAAATCCAGTACTGGTTAACAAAAGTGAAAAGATGATGGAGTTGTGGGACGATTGCATGAGTTTTCCCAACCTGCTGGTCAAAGTAAAACGGCACTTCTCTTGTCGTATCAACTACCGTGACATGGATTGGAATAAGCACAGTCAAAAATTACAGGGAGATCTTTCTGAACTGCTCCAACATGAATGTGACCACCTTGATGGAGTACTTGCCGTACAGCGGGCTATTGATGATACTTCCTTTTCGCTTCGAAGTCAGGTGCAGGAATAG
- a CDS encoding M20/M25/M40 family metallo-hydrolase, with the protein MEKIYRVIAIGGAILFSVISTQSVMAQSEAVEAARYYYQGNGADIINHYKEYLKIPNVASDISNIRRNAQYLVDEFEKRGAKMELLELPDRKDVPPVVYGEITVPNAERTLVLYVHYDGQPVDPTNWSHNPWSPKLYSKSMEDGGKPIAFPQLNQQVDPEWRIYARSASDDKAPVPTLLATLDALEASDIALTSNIKFFFDGEEEAGSPHIRQYLERYKSKFKDGDLWVFLDGPKHQSGRPQVVFGVRGITGLEVTVYGPRRPLHSGHYGGWAPVAGQMMAELLSSMKKESGQVLIDGFYESTAPITEADREAFATLPDYNDQIRKDLGITWSEFDGQPLIERYMYPTLTIKGIKTGNVGKKARNVIPKKATASLGIRLAKGNNPEAMQELVEAHIREQGYHIVREDPSMATRLNNKKIAKVTREKGYRATRTSVDNPMAKQIVGAVADASDDEVILYPTYGGTLPLYHFTEILNQPLVIVPIANHDNNQHAPDENIRIGNIWYGIETYSSILTMK; encoded by the coding sequence ATGGAGAAAATATATAGAGTTATTGCAATAGGGGGAGCAATACTGTTTTCCGTTATTTCTACTCAATCAGTTATGGCCCAATCAGAGGCTGTTGAAGCAGCAAGATATTATTACCAAGGTAATGGGGCTGATATCATTAATCACTATAAGGAGTATCTAAAGATACCGAATGTAGCCTCCGACATTTCCAATATACGACGTAACGCTCAATATCTGGTTGACGAGTTTGAGAAGCGCGGGGCTAAAATGGAGTTATTGGAACTGCCGGACCGCAAGGATGTACCACCGGTGGTTTATGGAGAGATAACAGTGCCCAATGCAGAGCGAACGCTTGTTTTATATGTGCATTATGACGGGCAGCCCGTAGATCCGACAAACTGGTCTCATAATCCATGGTCGCCCAAGCTATATTCAAAGTCAATGGAAGATGGGGGGAAGCCGATAGCATTCCCACAGCTAAACCAACAGGTAGATCCAGAGTGGAGAATTTATGCGCGTTCAGCATCTGATGATAAAGCCCCAGTTCCCACGCTACTGGCGACCCTGGATGCGTTAGAAGCCTCGGATATTGCACTCACATCGAATATAAAATTTTTCTTTGACGGGGAGGAAGAAGCAGGATCCCCGCATATTCGACAGTATCTTGAACGATACAAAAGTAAATTTAAGGATGGAGATCTTTGGGTATTTTTGGATGGGCCCAAGCATCAAAGCGGGCGCCCGCAGGTGGTTTTTGGAGTGCGGGGAATAACGGGGCTGGAAGTAACGGTCTATGGTCCCAGGAGGCCGCTGCACAGTGGGCATTATGGTGGATGGGCTCCCGTAGCAGGACAGATGATGGCTGAACTCTTATCCAGTATGAAAAAAGAATCAGGACAGGTGTTAATTGACGGTTTTTACGAGAGTACGGCACCTATTACAGAAGCTGATCGCGAAGCTTTTGCAACGCTTCCCGACTATAATGATCAGATCCGCAAAGATCTGGGGATTACCTGGAGTGAATTTGATGGACAACCGTTAATTGAACGATATATGTATCCGACACTGACTATCAAGGGAATAAAGACAGGGAATGTGGGTAAAAAAGCACGCAATGTGATACCAAAGAAAGCGACTGCCAGTTTAGGAATACGGTTGGCTAAAGGTAATAACCCGGAAGCGATGCAGGAGCTTGTTGAAGCCCATATCCGTGAGCAGGGATATCATATTGTTCGGGAGGATCCTAGTATGGCAACCCGCTTAAACAATAAAAAGATTGCTAAAGTAACACGAGAGAAAGGCTACCGTGCTACCCGTACATCTGTTGACAATCCCATGGCAAAACAGATCGTTGGAGCTGTAGCAGATGCTTCTGATGATGAGGTGATTCTATATCCGACTTACGGCGGTACATTACCATTGTATCATTTCACAGAAATTCTAAATCAGCCGCTAGTTATTGTGCCTATTGCGAATCATGACAATAATCAGCATGCACCGGATGAAAATATTAGAATCGGAAATATTTGGTATGGCATTGAAACCTATTCTTCCATTTTGACAATGAAATAA
- a CDS encoding dienelactone hydrolase family protein, with translation MYQISVQLPFNGFHVKGKITLPVQANSLIIFSHGYGLSKLMVHEHRLALEFQQAGFGTLVLDLLDEHDELPIKYKDIDLLSKGLVTSTNWLSSHSEYRSLNLAYFGSGTGSAAAVNAASELGSIIKTIVSLSGRLNLCSKNLVKIKCPVLLLTGEMDFKTVNINQNAIKYLKPNKQLAIVPGASHMFEEADKLNEAANITLSWFKKHLSWDKSKASTF, from the coding sequence ATGTACCAAATCAGTGTTCAACTCCCATTTAATGGATTTCATGTAAAAGGAAAAATAACTCTTCCGGTACAAGCAAACAGCCTGATTATTTTTTCGCATGGTTATGGTTTATCCAAACTGATGGTACACGAACATAGGCTTGCTCTTGAATTTCAGCAAGCTGGATTTGGCACCCTGGTATTAGATCTTCTTGATGAGCATGATGAACTGCCGATAAAATATAAAGACATTGATTTATTGAGCAAGGGATTAGTCACTTCAACGAACTGGCTGAGTAGCCACTCTGAATACAGATCACTTAACTTAGCTTATTTTGGCAGCGGTACAGGTTCTGCCGCAGCCGTAAATGCAGCATCAGAACTGGGGTCAATAATAAAAACAATTGTCTCGCTAAGTGGTCGTCTAAACCTCTGTAGTAAAAACCTGGTAAAGATAAAATGTCCGGTCCTGTTACTTACCGGTGAAATGGACTTTAAAACGGTAAACATCAATCAAAATGCTATTAAGTACCTTAAACCAAACAAACAACTAGCAATTGTGCCCGGAGCTTCTCATATGTTTGAGGAAGCTGATAAGCTAAATGAAGCAGCAAACATTACCCTGTCTTGGTTCAAAAAACATTTGTCTTGGGATAAGTCCAAAGCATCTACATTTTAG